A single region of the Bacteroidota bacterium genome encodes:
- the trpD gene encoding anthranilate phosphoribosyltransferase: protein MKEILEQLFEHQTLNREEAKAALTEIANGKCNNSEIAAFISVYLMRSIKVEELAGFRDALLELCTPVDLSDFNTIDLCGTGGDKKDTFNISTLSSFVVAGAGGKVAKHGNYAVSSNCGSSNVMEALGYKFKNDVPKLREEMEKTGICFLHAPLFNSAMKNVAPIRRELGVKTFFNMLGPMINPSFPKNQMVGVYSLEISRLYNYIYQQTKTNFIILYSLDGYDEISLTGDFKITSRELEQVMSPSMLGLKTVRPEELYGGKTVDDATKIFMDVLTNQGTEAQTQTVIANSAMGLKCITPSKSFEDCVGEAKESLESGKALNALKKLISLQ, encoded by the coding sequence ATAAAAGAAATATTAGAACAATTATTTGAACATCAAACACTTAATCGCGAAGAAGCCAAAGCTGCACTAACAGAAATAGCCAACGGGAAATGCAACAATTCGGAAATTGCCGCCTTCATTTCAGTATATTTAATGAGAAGCATAAAAGTAGAAGAACTGGCAGGTTTCCGTGATGCACTGCTTGAATTGTGCACCCCGGTTGATCTTTCGGATTTCAACACCATAGACCTTTGTGGAACCGGCGGCGATAAGAAAGACACCTTCAACATCTCCACCCTTTCCTCTTTTGTTGTGGCCGGTGCAGGAGGCAAAGTGGCCAAACATGGCAATTACGCGGTTTCATCAAACTGTGGTTCTTCAAATGTCATGGAAGCCTTAGGGTATAAATTTAAAAACGATGTCCCTAAGTTAAGAGAAGAAATGGAAAAAACGGGAATCTGCTTCCTGCATGCACCTTTGTTTAACTCGGCCATGAAGAACGTTGCCCCCATCCGCCGCGAACTGGGCGTAAAAACATTCTTCAACATGCTTGGGCCCATGATCAATCCCAGTTTCCCAAAAAACCAGATGGTTGGTGTTTACAGCCTGGAAATTTCAAGACTGTACAATTACATCTACCAGCAAACAAAGACCAACTTTATTATTCTATACAGCCTCGATGGTTATGATGAAATCTCCCTGACCGGCGATTTTAAAATCACCTCCCGGGAACTGGAGCAAGTGATGAGCCCGTCCATGCTGGGGCTAAAAACAGTCAGGCCCGAAGAACTTTACGGCGGCAAAACAGTGGACGACGCCACCAAAATTTTCATGGACGTACTGACCAACCAGGGAACAGAAGCCCAAACGCAGACAGTGATCGCCAATTCGGCGATGGGATTGAAATGCATCACCCCGTCAAAAAGTTTTGAAGATTGCGTGGGCGAAGCCAAAGAATCGCTGGAAAGCGGAAAAGCTTTAAATGCCCTGAAAAAACTAATCAGTTTGCAATAA